One part of the Arabidopsis thaliana chromosome 1 sequence genome encodes these proteins:
- a CDS encoding P-loop containing nucleoside triphosphate hydrolases superfamily protein (P-loop containing nucleoside triphosphate hydrolases superfamily protein; FUNCTIONS IN: GTP binding; INVOLVED IN: biological_process unknown; LOCATED IN: intracellular; EXPRESSED IN: 18 plant structures; EXPRESSED DURING: 13 growth stages; CONTAINS InterPro DOMAIN/s: GTP1/OBG (InterPro:IPR006073), GTP-binding protein, HSR1-related (InterPro:IPR002917); BEST Arabidopsis thaliana protein match is: P-loop containing nucleoside triphosphate hydrolases superfamily protein (TAIR:AT2G27200.1); Has 7267 Blast hits to 7158 proteins in 1932 species: Archae - 109; Bacteria - 4700; Metazoa - 622; Fungi - 502; Plants - 285; Viruses - 0; Other Eukaryotes - 1049 (source: NCBI BLink).), whose amino-acid sequence MGKSEKTSLGRSLVKHHNHMIQESKDKGKYYKNLQKKVLESVTEVSDIDAIIEQAEEAERLYTINHSSSTPLSINLDTNSSSSVIAAEEWREQQKIEEALHASSLQVPRRPPWTPEMSVEELDANEKQAFLNWRRMLVSLEENEKLVLTPFEKNLDIWRQLWRVLERSDLIVMVVDARDPLFYRCPDLEAYAQEIDEHKKIMLLVNKADLLPTDVREKWAEYFRLNNILFVFWSAIAATATLEGKVLKEQWRQPDNLQKTDDPDIMIYGRDELLSRLQFEAQEIVKVRNSRAASVSSQSWTGEYQRDQAVVGFVGYPNVGKSSTINALVGQKRTGVTSTPGKTKHFQTLIISDELMLCDCPGLVFPSFSSSRYEMIASGVLPIDRMTEHREAIQVVADKVPRRVIESVYNISLPKPKTYERQSRPPHAAELLKSYCASRGYVASSGLPDETKAARLILKDYIGGKLPHYAMPPGMPQADEPDIEDTQELEDILEGSESDDSAVGDETENEQVPGIDDVLDDLSSFDLANGLKSSKKVTAKKQTASHKQHKKPQRKKDRTWRVQNTEDGDGMPSVKVFQKPANTGPLTMR is encoded by the exons ATGGGGAAGAGCGAAAAGACGTCGTTGGGGCGATCACTCGTGAAGCACCACAACCATATGATACAAGAATCCAAAGACAAAGGCAAGTACTACAAGAATCTACAGAAGAAAGTTCTCGAATCTGTGACTGAGGTCAGTGACATCGACGCCATCATTGAGCAAGCTGAGGAGGCAGAGCGTCTTTACACCATTAATCACAGCTCCTCCACACCTTTGTCTATCAATCT AGACACAAATTCTAGCTCAAGTGTTATAGCAGCTGAAGAATGGAGAGAGCAACAGAAGATAGAGGAGGCTTTACACGCCAGTAGTCTTCAAGTACCTCGAAG ACCTCCGTGGACACCTGAAATGTCAGTGGAAGAACTTGATGCTAATGAAAAACAAGCTTTTCTAAATTGGCGCCGGATGCTTGTGAG CCTTGAGGAAAATGAAAAGCTAGTGTTGACTCCATTCGAAAAGAACCTTGACATCTGGAGACAGCTTTGGAGAGTGCTTGAACGCAGTGATTTG ATTGTTATGGTAGTTGATGCTAGAGATCCACTGTTTTACCGCTGCCCTGATCTTGAG GCATATGCTCAAGAAATTGATGAGcataaaaaaataatgctTCTAGTGAACAAGGCGGATCTTTTACCTACTGATGTCAG GGAGAAATGGGCAGAATATTTCCGCCTTAACAACATTCTGTTTGTTTTCTGGTCAGCCATAGCTGCTACAGCTACCCTAGAAGGTAAAGTCTTGAAAGAGCAATGGAGACAACCCGATAACTTGCAGAAGACAGATGATCCAGACATTATGATATATGGCAGAGACGAGCTGTTGAGTCGTTTGCAATTTGAGGCTCAAGAGATTGTCAAAGTAAGGAATTCTAGAGCAGCATCCGTATCATCACAGTCATGGACTGGTGAATATCAACGTGATCAAGCCGTGGTTGGATTTGTTGGGTACCCAAATGTTGGAAAGAGTTCTACAATCAATGCATTGGTGGGTCAGAAGCGAACAGGTGTCACCTCTACCCCAGGAAAAACAAAGCATTTCCAGACTTTGATCATCTCTGATGAGCTTATGCTATGCGATTGCCCTGGTTTAGTCTTCCCTTCGTTCTCAAGCTCAAGATATGAAATGATTGCTTCTGGTGTACTTCCGATTGACCGGATGACGGAGCACCGTGAAGCTATTCAGGTGGTGGCTGACAAGGTCCCTCGCCGTGTAATTGAGAGTGTGTACAACATTTCTcttcctaaacccaaaacctatGAGCGTCAGTCCCGCCCGCCTCATGCTGCAGAGCTCTTAAAAAGTTACTGTGCTTCTCGTGGCTATGTTGCCTCGAGTGGACTACCGGATGAAACGAAAGCTGCAAGGCTGATTCTGAAAGATTACATTGGAGGTAAGCTGCCACATTATGCAATGCCACCTGGAATGCCCCAAGCTGATGAACCGGACATAGAAGACACTCAAGAACTGGAGGATATTCTCGAAGGTTCAGAGTCCGATGACTCTGCAGTAGGAGATGAGACAGAAAACGAGCAAGTTCCTGGTATTGATGATGTGCTAGATGATCTGAGCTCGTTTGATCTTGCCAATGGGCTTAAGTCTTCAAAGAAAGTGACAGCAAAGAAGCAAACCGCGTCACATAAACAGCACAAAAAGCCACAGAGGAAAAAGGATCGGACTTGGAGGGTTCAAAACacagaagatggagatggaaTGCCTTCTGTTAAAGTTTTCCAGAAACCAGCTAACACAGGTCCTCTTACGATGCGGTGA
- a CDS encoding RINT-1 / TIP-1 family (RINT-1 / TIP-1 family; CONTAINS InterPro DOMAIN/s: RINT-1/TIP-1 (InterPro:IPR007528); BEST Arabidopsis thaliana protein match is: RINT-1 / TIP-1 family (TAIR:AT3G47700.1); Has 146 Blast hits to 144 proteins in 62 species: Archae - 0; Bacteria - 0; Metazoa - 64; Fungi - 34; Plants - 43; Viruses - 0; Other Eukaryotes - 5 (source: NCBI BLink).) produces the protein MLPMEHPLPLSFVLPNPATLPGLALGFIDGNFVDLQDLLLRASTLTSNLNHDCSDLNDRLLHLRTDLTKHAVSWISTSLSAKVSLEDLRLNLESLLCLPTDSVGKQTNWELQQVVEELCRIQNRRKYFVTALKLESLVGDLEDSVFHPISKRKGSTLQDLALKQERFSHAIKTMNEIEEILGDVTRHHSRWRRLVDSVDSRVDKSLSVLRPQIIADHRAFLSSLGWPPKLATSKVEHGEVDSIPNPLLLMQGDKKESYSQSFLLLCGLQQHNTQKEKRKKLNMTKETDNDGLWATDELVKPVASRMEYHFLKWAEQPEFIFELVYKVTRDFADGVDDFLQPLIDRAMLVSCSAKEAWVSAMVQMLSGFLEKKVFPGLIDMYKEKHMKSEGISSWFHLVDQMVTFDKRMQSFVNTDTCLSYEGSSTAFSQGISVMGLFCKKPEWLKTWGKIELKDAYRKSKEDIKNEKAWVIDSERTRLGNESNSQSAKYVLSTREDYKAPLVADSFLNRTWRLIDHGLSLPAILPRIQFIRATATRFLWCIFKILLLEFKKTDLSHYGLSEDTLIQACGPVNAARYLESKLREWSDDLVFVEMWAAETSVKVDRKPEVSCQGCFFGEELKSLVELETNWLMEIITVFLHQFDNLCSDHFHNNAVSWDEDVITSSSNLTVSQGVAEALDNLRRHLCVLHLNMNPKDFLDLWRNLAEGLDHYVSRKFFSGEPVLRRQKFDRFEVDAEALLTVLKPYCVRPGAFFPRVREILRLLRMHEEEKARLRGALSRSGNTCLKLFGISNLSPQLVEQFCRSY, from the exons ATGCTTCCGATGGAACATCCACTTCCACTGTCGTTCGTCTTGCCAAACCCGGCCACCCTTCCCGGTCTCGCACTAGGCTTTATTGACGGTAATTTCGTAGACCTCCAAGATCTGCTCCTCCGCGCTTCGACTCTGACGTCCAATTTAAACCACGACTGTTCTGATCTAAACGACCGTCTTCTCCATCTCCGGACGGATCTCACGAAGCACGCCGTTTCCTGGATCTCAACCTCACTTTCCGCTAAAGTTTCACTCGAAGATTTGAGATTGAACCTGGAGAGCCTCCTCTGTCTCC CTACGGATTCTGTCGGAAAGCAAACGAATTGGGAGTTACAGCAAGTCGTAGAGGAATTGTGTCGTATACAGAATCGGCGTAAATATTTCG TGACTGCCTTAAAGTTGGAAAGTCTTGTTGGCGATCTTGAAGATTCTGTGTTTCATCCGATAAGTAAACGCAAAGGAAGTACGCTTCAA GATCTTGCATTGAAGCAAGAGAGATTCAGTCATGCTATTAAGACCATGAATGAGATTGAAGAAATACTTGGTGATGTTACAAGGCATCACTCACGGTGGCGTCGCCTTGTAGATTCTGTTGATAGTAGAGTAGATAAAAGTCTGTCTGTTCTTCGTCCACAGATTATCGCAGATCACCGAGCTTTTCTCTCATCTCTTGGCTGGCCACCAAAACTTGCAACATCCAAAGTCGAGCATGGAGAGGTTGATAGTATCCCTAATCCTCTACTCTTGATGCAAGGAGATAAAAAAGAGTcttattcccaaagctttcTACTCCTCTGTGGTTTACAGCAACATAATACGCAGAAGGAAAAACGAAAGAAGCTTAATATGACCAAAGAAACTGATAATGATGGACTTTGGGCGACCGATGAACTAGTTAAACCGGTTGCATCTCGGATGGAGTATCATTTTCTAAAATGGGCTGAGCAACCTGAGTTTATTTTTGAACTTGTCTATAAAGTTACAAGAGACTTTGCTGATGGGGTTGACGATTTCTTACAGCCTTTGATTGATAGGGCTATGTTAGTAAGCTGTAGTGCTAAAGAAGCTTGGGTTTCAGCGATGGTCCAAATGCTATCTGGTTTCTtagagaaaaaagtttttcCTGGGCTTATAGATATGTACAAGGAGAAGCACATGAAATCTGAAGGTATTTCATCGTGGTTCCATCTTGTCGATCAGATGGTTACATTTGATAAGCGAATGCAGTCTTTTGTGAATACAGATACTTGTCTATCTTATGAAGGCTCTTCGACAGCGTTTTCTCAAGGTATATCAGTAATGGGACTGTTTTGTAAGAAACCTGAGTGGCTCAAAACCTGGGGGAAGATTGAGCTAAAGGATGCTtatagaaaaagtaaagagGATATTAAGAATGAGAAAGCTTGGGTAATTGATAGTGAAAGAACTAGACTTGGTAATGAATCCAACTCACAGTCTGCAAAGTATGTTCTATCTACAAGAGAAGATTATAAAGCGCCATTAGTAGCAGACTCTTTTCTTAATAGGACTTGGAGGTTGATAGACCATGGTCTATCTCTACCGGCCATTCTACCAAGGATCCAATTTATAAGAGCTACTGCCACCAGATTTCTCTGGTGTATATTCAAAATTCTGTTATTGGAGTTCAAAAAGACTGATCTCTCTCATTATGGTTTGTCTGAAGATACACTGATACAAGCATGTGGACCGGTTAATGCTGCTCGGTATCTTGAATCAAAACTACGAGAATGGAGtgatgatttggtttttgtagaGATGTGGGCTGCCGAAACCAGTGTCAAAGTTGATAGAAAACCTGAAGTTTCCTGCCAAGGCTGCTTTTTTGGGGAAGAACTGAAAAGCCTTGTTGAGTTGGAAACCAATTGGCTTATGGAGATTATAACAGTTTTTCTCCACCAATTTGACAATCTTTGCAGCGACCACTTCCACAACAATGCAGTTTCATGGGACGAAGACGTCATTACCAGCTCCAGCAATTTAACAGTGTCTCAGGGTGTCGCAGAAGCATTGGACAATTTAAGAAGGCATCTGTGTGTTCTTCATCTAAACATGAACCCGAAAGACTTCTTGGACTTGTGGAGAAATCTCGCGGAAGGGCTTGACCATTATGTTTCTCGTAAATTTTTCTCAGGAGAACCTGTTTTACGGAGACAAAAGTTTGATAGGTTTGAAGTTGACGCAGAGGCACTTCTTACTGTGCTTAAACCTTATTGTGTTCGTCCTGGTGCATTTTTCCCTCGTGTGCGAGAGATTCTTAGGCTGTTGAGGATGCATGAGGAAGAAAAGGCACGATTGAGAGGAGCTCTAAGTCGAAGTGGAAATACTTGTCTAAAGTTGTTTGGTATTTCTAACTTGTCTCCTCAACTTGTGGAACAATTTTGTAGGTCTTACTAG
- a CDS encoding recQ-mediated instability-like protein (unknown protein; Has 62 Blast hits to 62 proteins in 27 species: Archae - 0; Bacteria - 0; Metazoa - 34; Fungi - 0; Plants - 28; Viruses - 0; Other Eukaryotes - 0 (source: NCBI BLink).), with product MDYSLAAVKMLCSQLRDAKPTPSQNAASLGGVLFQRAWLQGVLVPFSGGGGDNCLVLDDGTGLLELGLTNDFALRQWKSGMYVMVVGVYQVRTGQIPLLKVHKMVDLSVSPDREAMWYLEVMDAYRLFYEPLIQEFS from the exons ATGGACTACAGCTTAGCGGCGGTGAAGATGCTTTGTTCTCAGCTCCGGGACGCTAAACCGACGCCTTCTCAGAACGCCGCCTCCCTAGGCGGTGTACTTTTTCAACGTGCTTGGTTACAG GGCGTTTTGGTCCCCTTCTCCGGTGGAGGCGGCGATAATTGTCTGGTACTTGATGACGGAACCGGTCTTTTGGAGCTCGGTCTCACCAACGATTTTGCCCTCCGTCAATGGAAATCAGGAATGTACGTGATGGTTGTTGGTGTCTACCAAGTCCGTACTGGGCAGATACCTCTACTTAAG GTTCATAAGATGGTTGACCTGTCGGTGAGCCCAGATCGTGAAGCCATGTGGTATTTAGAAGTCATGGACGCATACAGACTCTTCTATGAGCCCTTGATCCAAGAGTTCTCTTGA